A region of the Polynucleobacter asymbioticus genome:
GGCAATGAAGTTCGGCGCGGTTTAGAAATTGGCTACGTTGGATCAACTGGACGATCCACTGGGCCACACCTTCATTTTGAATTAAGAAAAGATGGAGTCTATGTTGATCCTTATGCCACCAAGACTCAGCTGGACTTATGGAATATGCGCGATAGTGATAGCGGCCTACTCACTAGAGAAATTTTATTGCTCGGTACTCCGCCAGCGAACTAGTTACTCATCAAAATCAAAAATGATGAGCAAAGAAAAGGGGGCCACGAGGACCCCTGCATTTATCCAGAGCGTGGGTATTAACCAAGGACCAATACTGGTAATTTGGAGTGCACAATTACTTCATGTGTTTCACTACCCAATAAAACACTCTTAATTCCGGTACGCTTGTGTGAAGCCATCACAATGACATCAGCCTTCGATTTCTTGGCGCCCTCTAAAATACCCTCAGCCAAATTGCTATTGGACACATGAAGGGTATTCACCTTCAGACCAGCGCCTAAGGCAAGGCTAGCTTTTTTAAAGATGTCCTTAGCGAATGCTTCGCACACCTTTTGATGATCTTTTTGAGAAATTCCATAACCCATGGTGCTGTCGGAATAGATCATTGGTGGCATTGGGTCGGAAACATAGGCCAATGTGACCGAAGCTTTATCTGCCTTAGCAAGTTCAGCCACTTTTTTTAAGGCCTTTTTACTGACGTCGGAACCATCAACTGGTACTAATAGGTGCTTGAACATATTGACTCCTGTTAAATTAAACACTGGTGTCTCTCAATCCATCATAATCCTTATTATCAAACTGTAAAAGCATAAAAAAGGGAACTGAATTGCTCAAGTACTTTGCAGTGTATTTCTCATTTCTACTGTCGCTAGTCGTGATTGATTTGATTTGGCTGCTTGGCATTGCCAAAAACCTCTATCGTGACGAGATGGGCTCACTGATGGCTAGCGAGCCCAAACTGCTTGCTGGACTGGCTTTTTACCTCTTGTATGCGCTGGGTGCATCCATTTTTGTCATTCTGCCGGCAATCTCCAAACAATCTTGGCTATATGCATTGCAATATGGCGCTCTTTTTGGCTTCTTTTGCTATATGACTTACGATTTAACTAATCTGGCAGTCATTCGCGATTTTCCAACGCGATTAGCATTGATCGATATTGCTTGGGGGTCTGCTGTTACGGCCTTATCCGCAGCAATAGCCTATTGGTTTGGCAGCCGCGTAGCCTAAAGATCCCTCTCAAATGCATTTCTTTCACCCAAAACTACTGGATTGTTTCAAGGGCTATAACGGCGCTCTTTTCAGCAAAGATATCTTGGCTGGCATTACCGTTGGAGTCGTTGCGCTACCTTTAGCAATGGCATTTGCGATCGCGAGCGGTCTCAAACCGGAAGCAGGCATTTTTACGGCAATTATTGCTGGTGGATTAATTTCCCTATTAGGTGGAAGTCGCGTTCAAATCGGCGGTCCAGCTGGCGCCTTTATCGTGATTGTTTACGGCATTGTTGAGCACTATGGCCTTGCTAATTTACTTTTAGCAACTGCTATGTCTGGAGTGTTTTTATTCCTGATGGGACTCTTTCGACTTGGGACATTAATTCGCTTTATTCCAGTCGCAGTCATTATTGGATTTACAAACGGCATCGCTGTGCTAATTGGCCTATCTCAAGTTAAAGAATTTTTTGGCTTGCAAATTACCAAGATGCCTGCTGAATTTTTTCAAGCAGTCCAAACTCTGTATGATGCTGCCGACACTATCAACCCCACTGCCTTAGGCTTATCACTTGGAAGCTTGGCACTCTTAATTGCTTGGCGTTGTTTTCAAAAATATCTCGGCCATCTTCGTCACCTTCCGGGAACGGTAGTTGCAATGGCTGCAGCCACCATAATCACCAGTCTCTTTAGCCTTCCTGTAGATACGATCGGCAGTCGTTTTGGCGGCATCCCTTCCGGCCTACCCAGCTTTGAATGGATCCCAATTAGCTGGAGTACTGCGCAATTTGTCATCGCCCCAGCAATTACGCTAGCTCTGCTTGGCGCCATTGAATCTTTACTCTGTGCGCGAATCGCTGATGGACTGATTCATGATCGCCATGAATCCAATCAAGAGCTGATGGCCCAAGGTGTTGCCAATTTAGTCAGTCCATTTTTTGGTGGCATGCCAGCTACTGGGACCATCGCAAGAACAGTCACTAACGTACAAAGCGGCGCTAGCACTCCGATTTCTGGAATCATTCACTCCATAACCTTGTTGGCGATTGTTTTGTTTGGTGCCCCTCTAGCCAAAAATATTCCCTTAGCCAGCCTAGCAGCGATCCTGATGTATGTCGCTTGGAATATGGGTGAGTGGAGAAAGTTTGCAGACCTGAAACAATTCCGTCTGCCCTATCGCTTGACCATGCTAAGCGTCTTTTTCCTGACGATTGTCCTCGACCTCACTGTTGCAATACAGGTAGGACTACTTCTAGCATTCATTACTTTTATCTACCGCATCTCAAGTCTATCGCGCTATGAATCAGCTAGTACCACCGACTTTCCAGAACTACAGCAACACCAAGGTCAGATTGCTGCAATCAGAATCTATGGCGCGATCTTTTTTGGCGCAGTCAAATTGTTGGAGAGTATCGAAAAAGAGTTGCCCTCCAAAGTTTTAGTACTTGACCTCAAGAACGTAATCTATATCGATGTCTCTGGCATGGATGCCCTGCTTGAGCTTGAGGAGACCTGTAAGAATCATGGTGTCAAGCTCATGATTTGCGGTTTAGTACATCAGCCTTACGAGATGGCTGTACGTGGAGGTCTTTTTGAGCGGCTAGCAGATGATTACATTTACCCAGATCTAAAACAGGGTATCGCCACAGCAGTCAGCCACCTGAACACGCATTAACTAATACAGAATCCGCCTTTGAGTAAGGCTTCTGGCAAATACCAAGCACGATAAAGACCAAAGAGTCCCGCAGACAATAAAAGGCCTGCGGCGATGTATCTGACCCAAACGTATCGCCCAAATTGGGTCAGGGCTGCCGAAAATTTAGAAATCAGCAATAAATTAGGCAAGGTACCCAAACCAAATGCCAGCATGAGTGCCGCCCCCGTTAAGACATCACCCGACAAAAAGGCGAGCGGTAAAACACTGTAGACCAAGCCGCAAGGAACAAGCCCCCAAACCATGCCACTAAACCAGCGGGATGAGCGCCCCGTAAAGGTTCCTAAATATTTAGCCCAGTATGTTGCCATCCGCGCACCAAGCCACTTTCCAACAACGAAGCGTTGACTTGAGTCCTGTCGTAAAAGACGCATCCCCATCACCAATAAAATCAATGATGTGAAAGCAAATAAAGGTCGCTGAATAGGTACGACATTTTGTTGCCACAAGGCAGCGCCAATCCAAGCAGCGACAGCGCCAAGCAATACATAGGTCGTTAAGCGCCCTAAATGCATGATGAGCTGAAGATAGAAGAGTTGAGACTTAGTTTGTAATGGGGTGTAAGTGAGCTCCCGAGGGCTTCCCTGGCGCTCAATTGCAGCTGCAATGCCGCCGCACATTAAAGCGCAGTGCCATCCACTGACTAGGGCACCTAAGAAGACGGCTAACAAAAGACTAGAAGTCAGCATTTGGGATCCAGTGGTACGGAGAAATCATCAAATTGGACATTATCCGAGTAGAATAAACTCATCTGATAACTTGATCTAATATGAATTACACCAACTCAGATGTCCCTAGCGGTAAATGCTCAGTCTGCGTGCTGGGTCAGTTTTGCCTGCCAGTAGGGATTAGCTCAAGTGATATTGCCAAAATTGATACCCTCGTAAAAGAGCGTGTCCACCTACAAAAAGGTGAAAGCCTTTACCGTCATGGTGACCCACTTACCGCCGTATATAGCGTCCGCTTTGGAACCCTGAAGACTGAATATGGGCTAGAGGATGGACGTCAACAAGTGATTGGCTTTTATCTGCCTGGGGAGATCTTGGGGCTCGATGGTATTGGCGAGGGAAGCTATCAATCCGAAGCGATTGCCTTAGAAGAGAGTGAAGTCTGCATTATTCGCTATGAGGCATTTGAGGATTTAGCGCGCCAAATTCCAGCTCTACAAAAACAGTTTCACCGCATTCTGAGCCGCGAACTTACACAAGATCAACGTCACCTACTCTCATTGGGCAGTATGCGCGCAGAAGAGCGTTTGGCGGCTTTCTTATTGAGTCTTTCTCAACGCCTAGCTGCTCGCGGCTATCAAAATAATGAATTTGATTTACGCATGAGTCGCGTAGAAATTGGAAGCTATCTTGGCATCCAGATTGAGACGGTCAGCAGAATGCTTTCACGCTTTGCTGAGTCGGGACTGATTCAAATCAAACAGCGTCACATTAAACTGATTGATATGGATGGGCTGCATGAACTAGCTGGCGTCCCCAATCCAGACCGCACTGTTCAAATCAAGCCCATACACGCTTAGATCAAGCCGCGATCGTGCCCCTTAGCGCCATCCGAGTCGATGCCTGGCAGGATATAGGCTGTAAGAGCGCTCGAGAATGAGCAAAAACTCCAAATAATAAAAAATCCAATGGTGTAAATACCTTCATCCGAGATATTGGGGTGATAACCAAAGAATAAAAGCTCGGCAGGATGTACAACGCTAAAAAGCAGGCCCTCAGCCAAAATAGAAACTAAGAATGATGGCCACATGATCCAGATGAATAGACGGTACTTCATTTGCGACCCTGCTCTACTTTAAGTTGCTCTACCTTTAATCCACGTTTCACCACGCCATCGCGAACAGGCTTATCTGAATAGAGATTGATAGCCAAATAAATCGTAATCACGCAACCGATAGCGGCGACTGCTGGTCCGCTAATGAGTAACCAAGGCCATAGCTGCTTAAACCAAGGTTTGTTTGTTTCATGTTGTGACATATTCAGCCTCTCTATCTCTTGCAATATAGCTTAGCGGGGAACAATAAAACTAGATTTTTCTTCGCGAGTTCTGGTGATCAACGTATTGCCAGACTTCTCATGACCAATCACATCAAAATGAATTGGGTAGTTACCGGGCTCATGTGCCCCAACAGTAGTACTTACTTTAACCGGAATTAATAGATTGCTAGCCGGACCCACCTCAACCTCAGTAACAACTTGCCCCTGTGAATTCAGGATTCTCAAGTCAGATAAACCGCTGGCCTTCAGCTCTACATTCATATCGTGTTCGGAAGCATTCATGATCTGAATGCGATAGATATTTTCAATACGAACACCATCCACCTCGCGAGCCAGAGCGCCTCGATCTCTCATCACATCAACTCGTAATGGATTTCGGGTAATTAATGAAATCAGGAAAGCGCTAGTCAGAACCGTAATGAAAGCAGCATAAATCAAAACGCGTGGACGCAAAATATGGCGTATAGCACTCTGATTGCTTTCTTGATCTTCAATAGCCCTCTCAGTGGTATACCGAATTAAGCCCTTTGGATAATCCACTTTCTCCATCACCTGATCACAAGCATCAATGCAGGCACCACAACCAATACACATGTACTGAAGGCCGTCACGAATATCAATCCCAGTTGGGCAGACCTGCACGCAAATACTGCAATCAACACAATCGCCTAAGCCTAAAGTAGCATGGTCGGCAGACTTACTACGACTACCTCTTGGCTCTCCACGAACTTTGTCATAGGTCACCAGGAAAGTATCTTTATCGACCATCACGCTTTGAAAGCGTGCGTATGGGCACATGTACTTACACACCTGCTCACGCATGAAACCGGCATTACCCCAAGTTGCAAAGCTGTAGAAACATAACCAGAAGGTTTGCCATGGACCAAGCGAAAAATGCAGAATCGCCGTAGCCAGAGTTTCAATTGGAGTGAAATAGCCAATGAAAGTAAAACCAGTCCAGAAAGCAATCAAGAACCAGAGGAAATGCTTAGTGATTTTGAGGCGCCACTTACGCAAACCCCATGGCCACTCTTCTCCGTCTAAACGAATACGCGCAAATCGATCACCCTCAACCTTGCGCTCGATCCACATAAAGATTTCGGTATAAACCGTTTGTGGGCAGGCATAGCCACAAAATAATCGCCCTGCAATTGCGGTAAATAAAAAGAGGGCTAAAGCGGACAAAATTAATAGGAGTGTGAGATAGATCACATCCTGCGGCCACAGAACTAAGCCAAAGATATAAAACTTACGCTGAATTAAATCAAATAGAACTGCTTGGCGATCGTTCCAGCTAAGCCATGGGAGTCCGTAAAACAGTAACTGTGTGGCAATCACTAAAATAATGCGCCAGCGGGCAAAGAGCCCGCTAACAGATCGTGGATAAATTTTTCGCCGAACCTCGTAAAGAGATTCCTCGATGACATCTATAGGAATAGGCTTCCCAATCGGCGAATGATCTGACACTATTTATTTAGCCGCAGCAGTTTTATTATTAGACAAACCCCAGACGTAGGCCGTTAAAAGATGAATCTTTTCGGGGCTCAATACTTTGTCTTGAGAAGGCATCATCGCCATCCGGCCCTTAGTCAGGGTCTCCACAATAGTTGCCTCTGATCCACCATATAACCAGGTTTTATCAGTAAGGTTAGGTGCACCCATGGCAATATTGCCTTTACCATCCGCGCCATGACAGGCTATGCAATTAGTTTTAAATAATTCTGCGCCACGAGCAACTTTTGCATCATCAGCAGGTAGCCCAGACAAACTGCGAACATAGTTAGCTAAATCCACAATCTGCGCACTCTCGAGATGTCCATATGCAGGCATCACTCCATTGCGGCCGTTAATCAGAGTTGTCTTAATATTTTCAGGGGATCCGCCGTAGAGCCAGTCACCATCGGTTAAATTTGGAAACCCTTTAGAGCCACCAGCATCTGAACCATGGCATTGAGCGCAGGAGTTTAAAAACAAACGTTGTCCCATTTCACGAGCCTTAGGATCAGCAGCAACCTGCTCAATATCCATTTGCACG
Encoded here:
- a CDS encoding universal stress protein, whose amino-acid sequence is MFKHLLVPVDGSDVSKKALKKVAELAKADKASVTLAYVSDPMPPMIYSDSTMGYGISQKDHQKVCEAFAKDIFKKASLALGAGLKVNTLHVSNSNLAEGILEGAKKSKADVIVMASHKRTGIKSVLLGSETHEVIVHSKLPVLVLG
- a CDS encoding DUF2177 family protein, with translation MYFSFLLSLVVIDLIWLLGIAKNLYRDEMGSLMASEPKLLAGLAFYLLYALGASIFVILPAISKQSWLYALQYGALFGFFCYMTYDLTNLAVIRDFPTRLALIDIAWGSAVTALSAAIAYWFGSRVA
- a CDS encoding SulP family inorganic anion transporter codes for the protein MHFFHPKLLDCFKGYNGALFSKDILAGITVGVVALPLAMAFAIASGLKPEAGIFTAIIAGGLISLLGGSRVQIGGPAGAFIVIVYGIVEHYGLANLLLATAMSGVFLFLMGLFRLGTLIRFIPVAVIIGFTNGIAVLIGLSQVKEFFGLQITKMPAEFFQAVQTLYDAADTINPTALGLSLGSLALLIAWRCFQKYLGHLRHLPGTVVAMAAATIITSLFSLPVDTIGSRFGGIPSGLPSFEWIPISWSTAQFVIAPAITLALLGAIESLLCARIADGLIHDRHESNQELMAQGVANLVSPFFGGMPATGTIARTVTNVQSGASTPISGIIHSITLLAIVLFGAPLAKNIPLASLAAILMYVAWNMGEWRKFADLKQFRLPYRLTMLSVFFLTIVLDLTVAIQVGLLLAFITFIYRISSLSRYESASTTDFPELQQHQGQIAAIRIYGAIFFGAVKLLESIEKELPSKVLVLDLKNVIYIDVSGMDALLELEETCKNHGVKLMICGLVHQPYEMAVRGGLFERLADDYIYPDLKQGIATAVSHLNTH
- a CDS encoding sulfite exporter TauE/SafE family protein, with translation MLTSSLLLAVFLGALVSGWHCALMCGGIAAAIERQGSPRELTYTPLQTKSQLFYLQLIMHLGRLTTYVLLGAVAAWIGAALWQQNVVPIQRPLFAFTSLILLVMGMRLLRQDSSQRFVVGKWLGARMATYWAKYLGTFTGRSSRWFSGMVWGLVPCGLVYSVLPLAFLSGDVLTGAALMLAFGLGTLPNLLLISKFSAALTQFGRYVWVRYIAAGLLLSAGLFGLYRAWYLPEALLKGGFCIS
- a CDS encoding helix-turn-helix domain-containing protein; the encoded protein is MNYTNSDVPSGKCSVCVLGQFCLPVGISSSDIAKIDTLVKERVHLQKGESLYRHGDPLTAVYSVRFGTLKTEYGLEDGRQQVIGFYLPGEILGLDGIGEGSYQSEAIALEESEVCIIRYEAFEDLARQIPALQKQFHRILSRELTQDQRHLLSLGSMRAEERLAAFLLSLSQRLAARGYQNNEFDLRMSRVEIGSYLGIQIETVSRMLSRFAESGLIQIKQRHIKLIDMDGLHELAGVPNPDRTVQIKPIHA
- a CDS encoding FixH family protein is translated as MSQHETNKPWFKQLWPWLLISGPAVAAIGCVITIYLAINLYSDKPVRDGVVKRGLKVEQLKVEQGRK
- the ccoG gene encoding cytochrome c oxidase accessory protein CcoG — its product is MSDHSPIGKPIPIDVIEESLYEVRRKIYPRSVSGLFARWRIILVIATQLLFYGLPWLSWNDRQAVLFDLIQRKFYIFGLVLWPQDVIYLTLLLILSALALFLFTAIAGRLFCGYACPQTVYTEIFMWIERKVEGDRFARIRLDGEEWPWGLRKWRLKITKHFLWFLIAFWTGFTFIGYFTPIETLATAILHFSLGPWQTFWLCFYSFATWGNAGFMREQVCKYMCPYARFQSVMVDKDTFLVTYDKVRGEPRGSRSKSADHATLGLGDCVDCSICVQVCPTGIDIRDGLQYMCIGCGACIDACDQVMEKVDYPKGLIRYTTERAIEDQESNQSAIRHILRPRVLIYAAFITVLTSAFLISLITRNPLRVDVMRDRGALAREVDGVRIENIYRIQIMNASEHDMNVELKASGLSDLRILNSQGQVVTEVEVGPASNLLIPVKVSTTVGAHEPGNYPIHFDVIGHEKSGNTLITRTREEKSSFIVPR
- the ccoP gene encoding cytochrome-c oxidase, cbb3-type subunit III; this encodes MSDFFNSGWSNYIALVSLVGIVWCIWLLFSQRKTKVVHTADGAVADTGHVWDGDLRELNNPLPRWWMWMFLFSCIFGLVYLVLFPGLGSYPGVVGYSTDGALMSSMTEANDELKPVYAKYVQMDIEQVAADPKAREMGQRLFLNSCAQCHGSDAGGSKGFPNLTDGDWLYGGSPENIKTTLINGRNGVMPAYGHLESAQIVDLANYVRSLSGLPADDAKVARGAELFKTNCIACHGADGKGNIAMGAPNLTDKTWLYGGSEATIVETLTKGRMAMMPSQDKVLSPEKIHLLTAYVWGLSNNKTAAAK